A genome region from Christensenella minuta includes the following:
- a CDS encoding GGDEF domain-containing protein yields the protein MKQSASKKLYVILPLLLILCVVCVLLYNAGSPSALSSASGDAIPLDSEWTLLSAGEAKEDVPLPISMLPDAPGQVSLTHTVPAQRPENSALCIFFYTAPFTVSFNGEELYKYGTAAALDGYQSVGSGFHIIELPDGAGELRITAYLADNMPGAILSEASLMPGAAFLSQFLRGHIFTIAAVFILFAVFVYTLISGGSRLGKSAGSTQPLALLAITAAIWLSARSGLLQLFINDLVLINGIDFLSFFFLPVFALSFVQRRLLLPDRRLTVCLAANLLFIFASCTLHVLRIADFTQSLFIFHLLLATSIVCIVISVFRAGPARVPHMNVLRAGVVILACGGALELVTYYVMSFQFLRFSFFEFSLLAFTLCMLYVWNSESREIREQLISQSKFRKMAYRDELTGILNRAAYEREAEKWAQAQTPFYLFMVDLNGLKRINDTRGHQAGDVFICNAVSLLKQVAGAPGQLFRFGGDEFIIILPGSEESAEALYRFLQPYIRPNDGSLRPCFSVGYAAFDPADGEDLHSVLRRADKRMYACKSRLRASE from the coding sequence ATGAAGCAATCCGCCTCAAAAAAATTGTACGTGATCCTGCCCCTTCTGCTTATCCTGTGCGTCGTTTGCGTCCTTTTATACAACGCAGGCTCGCCGTCCGCGCTATCTTCCGCCTCCGGTGATGCCATCCCCCTCGACAGCGAATGGACGCTTCTTTCCGCCGGCGAGGCAAAGGAAGATGTTCCGCTTCCCATTTCCATGCTGCCGGATGCCCCCGGACAGGTTTCCCTTACGCACACGGTTCCAGCACAGCGTCCGGAAAACAGCGCGCTGTGCATATTTTTCTATACCGCTCCCTTTACAGTTTCTTTCAACGGGGAGGAACTTTATAAATACGGGACTGCCGCCGCGCTGGACGGCTATCAAAGCGTGGGCAGCGGCTTCCATATCATCGAGCTGCCGGACGGCGCGGGAGAGCTCCGCATCACCGCCTATCTTGCGGACAACATGCCCGGGGCGATCCTGTCCGAAGCGTCTCTCATGCCCGGCGCCGCTTTCCTGTCACAGTTTTTGCGCGGTCATATTTTTACCATTGCCGCTGTGTTCATCCTGTTCGCAGTTTTTGTTTATACCCTGATCTCCGGCGGTTCGCGGCTTGGGAAAAGCGCTGGCAGTACACAGCCGCTGGCGCTCCTTGCCATCACGGCCGCAATCTGGCTTTCGGCACGTTCCGGTCTCCTTCAGCTTTTTATAAACGACCTCGTCCTCATCAACGGGATCGATTTTTTGTCCTTTTTTTTCCTGCCGGTCTTCGCGCTGAGCTTTGTACAGCGCAGGCTGCTGCTGCCCGACCGCCGCCTCACCGTCTGCCTGGCCGCGAATCTGCTGTTCATATTTGCGTCCTGCACCCTGCATGTGCTCCGCATTGCCGATTTCACGCAATCCCTGTTCATTTTCCACCTGCTGCTCGCCACAAGCATTGTCTGCATCGTCATCAGTGTGTTCCGTGCGGGTCCTGCGCGCGTCCCTCATATGAATGTCCTGCGGGCGGGCGTCGTCATCCTCGCATGCGGCGGAGCCCTCGAACTCGTGACCTATTACGTTATGTCCTTCCAATTCCTCCGTTTCTCGTTTTTTGAATTTTCGCTCCTTGCCTTCACACTGTGTATGCTTTATGTCTGGAACAGCGAATCGCGGGAAATTCGCGAGCAGCTCATCAGTCAGTCAAAATTCCGCAAAATGGCTTACCGCGACGAACTGACCGGCATTTTAAACCGGGCCGCTTACGAACGTGAAGCGGAAAAATGGGCGCAGGCCCAAACTCCTTTCTATTTGTTCATGGTCGATCTCAACGGGCTCAAACGTATCAACGATACGCGCGGGCACCAGGCGGGAGACGTATTCATCTGCAACGCCGTGAGCCTGCTGAAACAAGTAGCCGGCGCTCCCGGCCAGCTGTTCCGCTTCGGGGGCGATGAATTTATTATTATACTTCCCGGGAGCGAAGAATCCGCGGAAGCGCTGTACCGTTTTCTGCAGCCGTATATCCGGCCGAACGACGGTTCCCTCCGTCCTTGCTTTTCCGTGGGCTATGCCGCGTTCGATCCGGCGGACGGAGAGGACCTGCATTCCGTGCTGCGCCGTGCCGATAAACGCATGTATGCCTGCAAAAGCAGACTCCGCGCCAGCGAATAA
- a CDS encoding ClC family H(+)/Cl(-) exchange transporter, with translation MGREKKVESRNDTHTVLKRFQNFRYGLILQGVIVGAAAGLVSVLFRLAVERAGDFLEFMLDAGTRQVIFKVIWFAALAVLSVVVARLVKWEPMIGGSGIPQVEGELHGLFSQKWRRVLAAKFAGGVLSIGAGLSLGREGPSIQLGAMAGKGISRISKRVKIEEKLLMTCGASAGLAAAFNAPFAGVLFSLEELHKSFSVEVLLSTMAASVTADFISRNVFGLAPVFSFDIAMNIPLDLYWVVILLGLALGAVGAFYNFCIRKSQQLYGKIRRKEVRLLIPFLCAGFLGFTFPAVLGGGHKLIPMLAGGEFALAMIFAVFAVKFVFSMVSFGSGAPGGIFLPLLVLGALLGGGIGTLMVQTFGVPQALLQNFIVLAMAGFFAAIVRAPITGIILICEMTGSFTQLLSLTLISLTAYIIADLLKSQPIYEQLLERLAARERDEKLQEEEEAKILLEVPVHFGTPICMKKISQVEWPENSLIVAVRRGNHEIIPKGTVRIRPGDILIILCNEGNSFEVHEQVVKLAQTV, from the coding sequence ATGGGAAGGGAAAAGAAAGTGGAATCACGCAACGATACCCATACCGTGCTTAAACGGTTTCAAAATTTCAGATACGGACTGATCCTGCAGGGAGTGATCGTAGGAGCGGCAGCGGGCCTTGTTTCCGTGCTGTTTCGTCTTGCGGTCGAACGTGCGGGTGATTTTTTGGAATTTATGCTGGACGCGGGAACCCGGCAGGTCATTTTTAAAGTAATATGGTTTGCGGCGCTTGCCGTGCTGTCAGTCGTGGTGGCGCGGCTTGTGAAATGGGAACCGATGATCGGCGGAAGCGGCATTCCGCAGGTGGAAGGCGAACTGCACGGCTTATTCAGCCAGAAATGGCGGAGGGTGCTGGCCGCGAAATTCGCAGGAGGCGTACTTTCCATCGGCGCGGGGCTGTCGCTCGGCCGGGAGGGGCCGTCCATCCAGCTTGGCGCAATGGCAGGAAAAGGAATCTCCCGCATCTCAAAACGTGTAAAGATCGAAGAGAAGCTGCTTATGACGTGCGGCGCATCGGCGGGGCTTGCGGCGGCGTTCAATGCACCGTTTGCGGGGGTTTTGTTTTCCCTTGAGGAGTTGCACAAAAGCTTTTCCGTGGAGGTGCTTTTATCCACTATGGCAGCTTCGGTGACGGCGGACTTCATCTCGCGCAACGTGTTCGGCCTTGCGCCCGTATTCAGCTTCGACATCGCCATGAACATCCCGCTGGACCTCTATTGGGTGGTGATCCTGCTCGGGCTTGCGCTTGGAGCGGTAGGCGCTTTTTATAATTTTTGCATCAGGAAGTCGCAGCAGCTGTATGGGAAAATCAGAAGGAAGGAAGTGCGGCTGCTGATCCCATTTTTATGCGCGGGCTTCCTCGGGTTTACTTTTCCCGCCGTGCTGGGCGGGGGACATAAGCTGATTCCCATGCTTGCGGGCGGCGAATTTGCGCTGGCAATGATTTTTGCCGTATTTGCGGTCAAATTTGTATTTTCCATGGTCAGCTTCGGCTCGGGAGCGCCGGGCGGTATTTTCCTGCCGCTTCTGGTGCTGGGGGCGCTGCTTGGCGGCGGGATCGGCACGCTGATGGTTCAGACGTTCGGCGTTCCGCAGGCGTTGCTGCAAAATTTTATCGTTTTAGCGATGGCGGGATTTTTCGCGGCGATTGTACGCGCTCCTATCACGGGGATTATATTGATCTGTGAAATGACCGGATCGTTTACCCAACTGTTATCCCTGACGCTTATTTCGCTGACCGCCTATATCATTGCAGACCTTCTGAAGTCGCAGCCCATATACGAACAGCTTCTGGAGCGGCTGGCCGCCCGCGAACGGGACGAAAAGCTGCAAGAGGAAGAGGAGGCCAAGATATTGCTCGAGGTTCCCGTGCACTTTGGGACGCCGATCTGCATGAAGAAGATCAGCCAGGTCGAGTGGCCGGAAAACAGCCTGATTGTCGCGGTGCGGCGGGGAAACCACGAGATTATCCCCAAAGGCACGGTGCGTATCAGGCCGGGGGACATCCTGATTATCCTGTGTAACGAAGGGAATTCATTTGAGGTCCATGAGCAGGTCGTAAAGCTTGCGCAGACGGTGTAA
- a CDS encoding AAA family ATPase, with the protein MPETDPRLNHMEISELIVAEVGKSFVGNGVAIRKILFALLAGGHVLLEDLPGVGKTTLAMAFSKVLKLSCNRIQFTPDVMPADVTGFTVLLKDAHTMEYRPGAAMCNLLLADEINRASTRTQSALLEAMEENAVTVDGVTHALPQPFMVIATQNPSGSAGTQLLPESQTDRFMMRLSLGYPDEKAEMEMLLRKHGENEAEPIVRITSAAGLLEMRRQVSEVYVAGAIYRYILRLVRSTRSHESVAQGASPRGSVALTALSQAAAYVSGRDFVIPEDVQDIYADCIAHRLILTAQAKRGGISPEAVLADILNSVEAPKLRIK; encoded by the coding sequence ATGCCAGAGACAGACCCAAGACTGAACCATATGGAGATCAGCGAACTGATCGTCGCAGAAGTCGGCAAATCCTTTGTGGGCAACGGTGTCGCAATCCGCAAGATACTTTTTGCATTGCTTGCGGGCGGGCACGTTCTTTTGGAGGACCTCCCGGGCGTGGGAAAAACCACACTTGCCATGGCCTTTTCCAAGGTACTCAAGCTCTCCTGCAACCGTATCCAGTTTACCCCGGACGTAATGCCTGCCGACGTAACGGGCTTTACAGTACTGCTTAAGGATGCGCACACCATGGAATACCGGCCGGGGGCCGCAATGTGCAACCTGCTTCTCGCCGATGAGATCAACCGTGCATCCACACGCACCCAGTCCGCCCTCCTCGAAGCCATGGAGGAAAACGCCGTCACCGTAGACGGTGTGACGCACGCGCTGCCCCAGCCGTTTATGGTGATCGCCACGCAGAACCCCTCTGGCTCCGCGGGTACCCAGCTTCTTCCCGAATCCCAAACCGACCGTTTCATGATGCGTCTTTCCCTCGGATACCCTGATGAAAAAGCGGAAATGGAAATGCTGCTGAGGAAACACGGTGAAAACGAAGCGGAACCGATCGTCCGCATCACAAGCGCGGCAGGATTGCTCGAGATGCGCCGGCAGGTGTCGGAGGTCTATGTCGCGGGGGCGATCTACCGCTATATCCTGCGGCTTGTGCGTTCGACGCGCTCGCACGAATCCGTCGCACAGGGCGCGAGCCCGCGCGGCAGCGTCGCGCTCACCGCCCTTTCGCAGGCGGCCGCATATGTTTCCGGGCGTGATTTTGTCATCCCCGAGGATGTGCAGGACATTTATGCCGACTGTATCGCACACCGGCTGATCCTGACGGCACAGGCAAAACGCGGCGGAATCTCACCGGAGGCTGTGCTCGCCGATATCCTGAATTCGGTTGAAGCGCCAAAACTGAGGATAAAATGA
- a CDS encoding DUF58 domain-containing protein — protein sequence MIFLRRLLYLLFCTAAFFYYIFHTGYLSWVLLTVAVSLPILSIAATLLIRRGLRVQMRADAFRSAGFSLILQITPALPYTAVRLRLCFENLFTQEKTYEEVFVRPGQHENTIVLPYDNTLCGVVRCTVKGARMLDLLGLFLLPLPKPAPLELLSLPKEVPFSGEGLGLQGLAATSVQRQNAAGLAGERELCDIRDYRPGDSLRDVHWKLTARTGRPIVREYGLFADSVRTVALHWAGTPENLALSLSRFLGVVRFFSGHGPFAVLWLTGSSPPPALCVPGHGDAGGRPLGCAFKTPCRERRPIRFSHGFVRLGRSLPPGLSGSNLPL from the coding sequence ATGATCTTTTTACGCAGGCTGCTTTACCTGCTGTTTTGCACAGCGGCTTTTTTCTATTATATTTTCCATACGGGCTACCTGTCGTGGGTCCTGCTCACGGTCGCCGTTTCCCTTCCCATCCTGAGCATTGCGGCCACATTGCTCATACGCCGCGGTTTGCGCGTGCAAATGCGCGCGGACGCTTTCCGGTCCGCCGGTTTTTCCCTAATTCTGCAGATCACGCCCGCTCTGCCATATACCGCGGTGCGTCTGCGGCTGTGTTTTGAAAATCTTTTTACGCAGGAAAAAACATACGAAGAGGTTTTCGTCCGGCCCGGCCAGCACGAAAACACGATCGTCCTGCCGTATGACAACACCCTGTGCGGGGTAGTCCGCTGTACCGTAAAGGGCGCGCGCATGCTCGACCTGCTGGGCCTGTTTCTCCTTCCGCTTCCGAAGCCCGCTCCGCTTGAACTTCTTTCTCTGCCGAAAGAGGTTCCGTTCTCCGGCGAAGGACTCGGCCTGCAAGGCCTTGCCGCCACATCCGTGCAGCGTCAAAACGCCGCAGGCCTCGCGGGGGAACGGGAACTTTGCGACATCCGAGATTACCGGCCGGGCGATTCCCTGCGCGACGTCCACTGGAAACTTACCGCCCGCACGGGCCGTCCCATCGTCCGCGAATACGGCCTCTTTGCGGATTCCGTGAGGACCGTTGCCCTCCATTGGGCCGGTACGCCGGAAAATCTCGCGCTTTCATTGAGCCGTTTCCTTGGCGTGGTCCGGTTCTTCTCCGGCCATGGCCCTTTCGCGGTCCTGTGGCTCACGGGCAGCAGCCCGCCCCCGGCGTTATGTGTCCCCGGACACGGAGACGCTGGCGGCCGTCCTCTGGGATGCGCTTTCAAAACCCCCTGCCGGGAACGGCGGCCCATCCGGTTTTCCCACGGATTCGTCCGCTTGGGAAGATCCCTTCCTCCTGGCCTGTCCGGAAGCAATCTTCCTCTATGA
- a CDS encoding DUF3488 and transglutaminase-like domain-containing protein — translation MKGGQQAKWANSAVQIVLLFLGLVSTLALFFGQSGFPEPSFLLFMSAVFAALFSAVFLLFKGRTRAFLLLGIFGAWLLAGVFARGYFSYGMEVASGYIAPYLAQVANLELGAAAPTQEGAQACAAFCLYCVFPYAGFLAWAVVLRRSALFSLLATIPLFAFSYGSLTQPAGVPLALLFVFWVSMILQSRVLRTAKEVKPGFSLLCAALAAGVFCTLFAAFPQETYTASKDAVNLRLDITNTALDFGYSIRGLRGFPAGTPLSSSDGTVSLDTTGSVQFADREVMRVHCDQPESLYLRGYSASVYTGHEWLQPDEQAFAESNAGIKPLQYLGTENLLPADSVTTTVTVEPGRTDSNFLFTPYLLVDITSADPAPSWYGDAYLAADGQASYTFETYNTYGNAFISADSVSNLWHLSMNLPQYRGSMEFEGYTFQYEVFSIGGILYPEKSGVPSAVMEGAQAFLTDVFFMGGTDPDGLLQPQESPDAGYRAYIQSEYTQLPVGLRETLLAWWSDRRSGENLSPEMQPFYEPSGDIPPRYWETAAKLVASEVSKNGAYTANPGPQPINRDFVEYFLTEGKQGYCIHYASATTAMLRALGIPARYVEGYVVGKDSFGEDGWASVSANQAHSWAEIWMPGIGWVPVESTPGGTAAGEVAAASAAPAAVASPSTAPTPSPAGPPETPAPSASSPEDAQTSPQEVVESGRAGFAVLLIAAAFLACVPFICRLMAKRRRARLMDDPDPNRAALGIYAYLDDLRAFGGEISQAAEAIALKAKFSRHAIRPEELAQLRGERQAERAKAANRLTCGKRFRFWLSGL, via the coding sequence ATGAAGGGGGGGCAGCAGGCCAAATGGGCCAATTCCGCTGTACAGATCGTGCTGCTGTTTCTCGGCCTCGTTTCCACACTCGCCCTTTTCTTCGGACAGTCCGGGTTTCCGGAACCCAGCTTTCTCCTGTTTATGAGCGCTGTTTTTGCCGCGCTTTTTTCCGCTGTCTTTTTACTTTTCAAGGGCCGGACGCGGGCGTTCCTGTTATTGGGCATTTTCGGCGCATGGCTGTTGGCCGGGGTCTTCGCGCGCGGGTATTTCTCCTACGGGATGGAAGTTGCCTCCGGATATATCGCCCCTTACCTTGCACAAGTCGCAAATCTTGAGCTTGGCGCGGCGGCGCCCACGCAGGAAGGCGCGCAGGCTTGCGCCGCTTTCTGCCTCTATTGCGTGTTTCCCTATGCCGGTTTCCTCGCATGGGCCGTAGTGCTGCGCAGAAGCGCGCTCTTTTCCCTGCTGGCCACGATCCCCTTGTTTGCATTTTCCTACGGCAGCCTCACCCAGCCCGCCGGCGTCCCCCTCGCCCTGCTGTTCGTGTTTTGGGTTTCCATGATTCTTCAATCAAGGGTGCTGCGCACCGCTAAGGAGGTGAAGCCCGGTTTTTCCCTCCTGTGCGCCGCGCTTGCCGCCGGAGTATTCTGTACCCTGTTTGCCGCATTTCCGCAAGAAACTTACACCGCGTCGAAGGACGCTGTCAATCTGCGCCTCGATATTACCAATACGGCCCTCGATTTCGGTTATTCCATTCGCGGCCTGCGCGGTTTTCCGGCCGGCACGCCGCTTTCAAGCTCGGACGGCACGGTCAGCCTCGATACTACGGGCAGTGTACAGTTTGCCGACCGCGAGGTCATGCGCGTACATTGCGACCAGCCCGAAAGCCTCTATCTGCGCGGATATTCCGCCTCCGTCTATACCGGCCACGAATGGCTCCAGCCGGACGAGCAGGCCTTTGCGGAATCGAATGCCGGGATTAAGCCGCTGCAATATCTGGGAACGGAAAACCTCCTTCCCGCTGACAGTGTGACCACCACAGTTACCGTCGAACCCGGCCGCACCGACTCCAATTTTCTGTTCACGCCTTACCTGCTTGTGGATATCACGTCGGCCGATCCGGCGCCATCGTGGTACGGCGACGCATACCTCGCGGCGGACGGACAGGCGTCCTATACCTTTGAGACCTACAATACCTACGGTAACGCGTTTATCTCCGCCGACAGCGTCAGCAACCTGTGGCATCTCAGCATGAACCTTCCCCAATACAGGGGCAGCATGGAGTTTGAAGGCTATACCTTCCAGTATGAAGTGTTCTCCATCGGCGGTATTCTCTATCCGGAGAAAAGCGGCGTTCCCTCCGCTGTAATGGAAGGGGCGCAAGCGTTCCTTACCGATGTTTTCTTTATGGGCGGCACGGATCCGGACGGGCTTTTACAGCCGCAGGAAAGCCCCGACGCCGGATACCGGGCCTATATCCAGAGCGAATATACCCAGCTCCCGGTTGGCCTGCGGGAAACGCTCCTCGCGTGGTGGAGCGACCGGCGCAGCGGGGAGAACCTGTCTCCTGAGATGCAGCCGTTTTACGAGCCCTCCGGAGATATTCCCCCCCGCTACTGGGAAACGGCCGCGAAGCTCGTCGCGTCGGAGGTTTCCAAAAACGGCGCTTATACCGCAAATCCCGGCCCACAGCCTATAAACCGCGATTTTGTGGAATATTTTCTCACCGAGGGAAAGCAGGGATATTGCATCCACTACGCGAGCGCCACCACCGCTATGCTGCGCGCTCTCGGAATCCCCGCCCGCTATGTGGAAGGGTATGTGGTCGGAAAAGATTCGTTCGGGGAAGACGGCTGGGCGTCCGTATCCGCGAACCAGGCGCACTCCTGGGCAGAAATCTGGATGCCGGGAATCGGCTGGGTTCCGGTCGAATCGACACCGGGCGGGACGGCCGCCGGCGAGGTTGCGGCTGCGTCCGCAGCACCCGCAGCCGTGGCCTCGCCCTCCACGGCTCCAACCCCGTCTCCAGCCGGGCCGCCCGAAACGCCCGCTCCCTCCGCCTCCTCCCCGGAAGATGCGCAAACCAGTCCGCAGGAAGTTGTGGAATCCGGCAGGGCAGGGTTCGCTGTCCTTCTTATCGCCGCCGCATTCCTTGCCTGCGTCCCGTTTATCTGCCGCCTGATGGCAAAAAGAAGGCGCGCCCGGCTGATGGACGACCCCGACCCCAACCGCGCCGCACTTGGAATTTACGCATACCTCGACGATCTCCGCGCGTTCGGCGGGGAAATTTCGCAGGCAGCGGAAGCAATCGCGCTCAAAGCAAAATTCAGCCGGCATGCCATTCGCCCGGAAGAGCTCGCGCAACTGCGCGGAGAACGCCAGGCGGAACGCGCCAAAGCCGCGAACCGCCTAACGTGCGGCAAAAGGTTCCGGTTTTGGCTGAGCGGCCTGTAA
- a CDS encoding MerR family transcriptional regulator, which translates to MTIAEVSKKYGLSADTLRYYERIGLIPGVRRKENGIRDYSESDCNWVEFIKCMRAAGIQVEALIEYVALFQQGDDTQEARKQILLEQREQLLARMEDMQRTLARLDKKIAHYDECLRFTEKKLRKHNPSQ; encoded by the coding sequence ATGACGATTGCAGAAGTAAGTAAAAAATATGGGCTCTCGGCGGACACGCTGCGCTACTATGAGCGTATCGGGCTGATTCCCGGCGTACGGCGTAAGGAAAACGGCATACGGGACTATTCTGAGTCGGACTGTAACTGGGTCGAATTTATCAAGTGCATGCGCGCCGCTGGGATACAGGTGGAAGCGCTGATCGAGTACGTGGCCCTGTTCCAGCAGGGCGACGATACGCAGGAGGCACGCAAACAAATTTTGCTGGAGCAGCGCGAACAGCTCCTTGCCCGCATGGAAGACATGCAGCGGACGCTCGCTCGCCTCGACAAAAAAATCGCCCATTACGATGAATGCTTGCGTTTCACGGAAAAAAAACTGCGGAAACACAACCCATCTCAATAA
- the leuD gene encoding 3-isopropylmalate dehydratase small subunit, with the protein MKAKGRVFKYGDNIDTDVIIPARYLNTSDSKELAAHCMEDIDTEFVNRVKQGDIMVGVKNFGCGSSREHAPIAIKESGISCVIAASFARIFYRNAINIGLPILECAEAAEAISDGDEVEVDFSTGEIRDLTSGKSFKAQPFPEFIQDIIASGGLIEAVKQNKL; encoded by the coding sequence ATGAAAGCAAAAGGCAGGGTTTTTAAATATGGGGACAATATCGATACGGACGTTATCATCCCCGCGCGCTACCTCAACACATCGGATTCAAAGGAGCTCGCGGCCCACTGCATGGAGGATATTGACACAGAATTTGTGAACAGGGTGAAACAGGGAGACATTATGGTAGGCGTAAAAAATTTTGGCTGCGGCTCTTCGCGCGAACACGCGCCCATTGCGATCAAGGAATCGGGCATCAGCTGCGTGATCGCGGCGAGCTTTGCACGTATTTTTTACCGCAACGCCATCAATATCGGTCTGCCCATCCTCGAATGTGCGGAAGCGGCGGAAGCGATTTCGGACGGCGATGAAGTGGAAGTCGATTTTTCCACGGGCGAGATCCGGGACCTCACAAGCGGGAAAAGCTTCAAGGCACAGCCCTTCCCGGAATTTATCCAGGATATCATCGCATCGGGCGGGCTGATCGAGGCGGTTAAGCAAAATAAGCTTTGA
- the leuC gene encoding 3-isopropylmalate dehydratase large subunit, with the protein MGMTMTQKILAAHAGLPSVAAGQLISVNLDMVLGNDITSPVAIREMGKTGKEVFDKNKIALVMDHFTPNKDIKAAEQCKLVREFAQKHGIVNFFDVGQMGIEHALLPEKGLVVAGDAVIGADSHTCTYGALGAFSTGVGSTDMAAGMATGKVWLKVPGSIRFNLRGELKKYVSGKDVILHIIGMIGVDGALYQSMEFGGEGLASLTMDDRLCIANMAIEAGGKNGIFEVDEQTIEYIRAHADREFKVYAPDPDAVYERVIDIDLSEIKSTVSFPHLPENTKTIDEVGDVKIDQVVIGSCTNGRISDLRAAAEIMVGRQVAPNVRAIIFPATQAIYLQAMEEGLLKIFIEAGCAVSTPTCGPCLGGHCGILAEGERAVATTNRNFVGRMGHVKSEVYLASPEVAAASAIAGKVASPADI; encoded by the coding sequence ATGGGTATGACAATGACGCAAAAAATACTGGCGGCGCATGCGGGACTTCCGAGCGTGGCCGCGGGGCAGCTCATTTCCGTGAATCTCGATATGGTTCTCGGGAACGATATCACGTCGCCGGTTGCCATCCGGGAAATGGGCAAGACCGGAAAAGAGGTCTTCGATAAAAATAAGATCGCCCTTGTGATGGACCACTTTACGCCGAACAAGGATATCAAAGCGGCGGAGCAGTGCAAGCTGGTACGCGAATTTGCGCAAAAGCACGGCATCGTGAATTTTTTCGACGTGGGACAAATGGGCATTGAGCATGCGCTGCTGCCCGAAAAAGGCCTTGTGGTCGCGGGGGACGCGGTGATCGGCGCGGATTCGCATACATGTACCTATGGCGCCCTGGGCGCGTTTTCCACGGGCGTCGGCTCCACGGATATGGCCGCCGGGATGGCGACGGGCAAGGTGTGGCTGAAGGTGCCGGGGTCCATCCGCTTCAACCTGCGGGGAGAACTGAAGAAATATGTCAGCGGCAAGGACGTGATCCTGCACATCATTGGCATGATCGGTGTGGACGGCGCGCTTTACCAGTCTATGGAATTCGGCGGAGAAGGCCTTGCGTCCCTGACGATGGACGACCGCCTGTGCATTGCCAACATGGCGATCGAAGCGGGCGGCAAGAATGGCATCTTTGAGGTGGACGAACAGACGATAGAATATATCCGCGCGCATGCGGACCGTGAATTCAAAGTATATGCGCCCGACCCGGACGCGGTCTATGAGCGTGTGATTGACATCGACCTCAGTGAAATTAAATCCACGGTTTCCTTCCCGCACCTGCCGGAAAACACCAAGACCATCGACGAGGTGGGCGACGTGAAGATCGACCAGGTGGTAATCGGTTCGTGCACGAACGGGAGGATCAGCGACCTGCGTGCGGCGGCGGAGATCATGGTGGGACGCCAGGTGGCGCCGAACGTCCGCGCGATCATTTTCCCCGCGACCCAGGCGATTTACCTGCAGGCGATGGAGGAGGGCCTCCTGAAGATATTTATCGAAGCGGGCTGCGCTGTTTCCACTCCCACATGCGGGCCGTGCCTCGGCGGGCACTGCGGCATCCTCGCGGAGGGTGAACGCGCCGTTGCGACCACGAACAGGAACTTTGTGGGACGGATGGGCCATGTGAAATCGGAAGTATACCTGGCGAGCCCGGAAGTAGCGGCGGCCAGTGCGATTGCAGGCAAGGTTGCTTCGCCTGCGGATATTTGA